GGGCCGAGGGCCGGCGGGAGGGCTTCGACGCCTACCGCGCCGATGCATTGCTCGCTCTGGCGCGGGCCGGACGCGACGGGAATGGCCCCGGGCCGTCACGACCGCGCAACACGGTGCACGTGGTGATCGACCACGCCGCGCTCCTGCGAGGCAAGGCAGAAGCAGGCGAGCGCTGTGAGGTGGCGGGCGGGGGACCGGTGCCGGTGCGCGTGGTGCGCTCGATGCTGGACGACGCCTTCGTCACCGCGGTGGTGAGCGACGGGGTCGACGTCTCCACCGTGGCCCACCTGGGGCGACGGCCCACCGCGCACCAGCGCAGCGCGCTCGAGGTGCGCGACCCCGAGTGCGTGGTGCCCGCGTGCCACGTGCGGGTGGGGCTCGAGATCGACCACGTCGAGCCGTGGAGCGCGACGCGCGTCACCAGGCTCGACGCGCTGGCCCGCCTGTGCCGGTTCCACCACGCCCAGAAGACGCACGAGGGCTATCGGTTGGAGGGCGGGCCCGGGCACTGGCGCTGGCTCAAGCCCGACGGCACCGACGTGGACCCGCGACCACCGCCACCGACGCGACCAGCCGACGACGACACCGGCACGATCGCGGAGCGACAGGCGCGCATTTGCGACGCCGCGATCGCACGCGTGGAGCGGTACTTGGCAACCAAACGCGTCGGGGTGGCGGGCGGTAGACAGGGGAGATGAAGATCGGCATCCACCTGCCGCAGTTCGGCCGCGCCGCCAGCCCCGACGCAATCCGCGACGCGGCGAAGCGGGCGGAGGAGTTGGGCTTCGCCGATGTGTGGGTGAGCGACCACATCATCGTCCCCGCCGCGCAGGACTACCCCTCGCCCTATCTGTTCGACCCGCTGATGAGCATGGCGTGGGGCGCGGCGGCGACGACGGCGATCGGGCTCGGCACGAG
The Actinomycetota bacterium DNA segment above includes these coding regions:
- a CDS encoding DUF222 domain-containing protein — its product is RRSGTSTGSAMATLETAARLPELPAVDRAVRAGELSAAQANEIASAAGADPGAQAELVQVARRDGFTRLRDKCRQVRAAAAPDEMARHRAIHASRSLRHWSDPDGAGRLEGRFTPEVLAELLVALEPFEAEAFREARAEGRREGFDAYRADALLALARAGRDGNGPGPSRPRNTVHVVIDHAALLRGKAEAGERCEVAGGGPVPVRVVRSMLDDAFVTAVVSDGVDVSTVAHLGRRPTAHQRSALEVRDPECVVPACHVRVGLEIDHVEPWSATRVTRLDALARLCRFHHAQKTHEGYRLEGGPGHWRWLKPDGTDVDPRPPPPTRPADDDTGTIAERQARICDAAIARVERYLATKRVGVAGGRQGR